In Pelecanus crispus isolate bPelCri1 chromosome 13, bPelCri1.pri, whole genome shotgun sequence, the DNA window CGCCATGGAGGGAGAAGGCGGCTGTGTGGGTGAGGCGGAGAAGTGCCGTACCTTGTGGCATGGAGCTGGGAAAGGACGGGGAGCAGGGGGCCCCTCGGGTGCTGAAGGTGAGATTGCCGCAGAAGTTAGCAGAGAGGGAgcggtgctggctgctgcctggctgaacGCCGCAGCGCCAGGACCTTTGCTTCATCCGGAAGAGACGCGTATCCAGTGGGAAGGGTCCTGGGCCGAAGGGGGTGACTGCGTTTCACTGCTGGTTTCTCTCACAGCTGGGTTTCAACATCCGGGGAGGAAAAGCCTCGCAGCTGGGGATCTTCATCTCTAAGGTGTGTCTGtccttctgcccttccctccctgtgTTCTGTCTGTTCCCTTGGGTGTTGCTGAGCCAGCTGGGTGTGCAGGGAGACTGTCGTACACCTTATACGCATCTCCCAGCTCACAGCTGTAATTTGCCACGCACCAAGCAGCGATCAGACAGCCCTGTGCCATTTCTCAATCTCTCCCCAGCCCACGGAGTGTTGCTGCTGCACCCCagtccctgctccccatcctccccagTCCTGTGTGAGCGCCCTGGATGGGCACAGTGGGGAGATTCTGGGGCTGGGCTGTCTCGGCTGCACGGGAGGGGAGCCACGGCACCGGCCGTGCGGAGAGtcactgctgctgtctctgctcttccctccgCAGGTGATCCCTGACTCGGACGCGcacagagctgggctgcaggaaggggacCAGGTGCTCTCTGTGAACGATGTGGATTTCCAGGACATTGAGCACAGCAAGGTGAgcgctgctggggcagggacagggtggggaTCTGTGCATACGCCATCGCCTTCTGGCCTCTCAGCCTGCACCAACTCAGCTGGTGGCACCACAGAACCGACACATTCCTCTTTCCTGTCCTCCAGCCCACTCTGGTCACTGAGCAACTCTTTGTGCTTTCAGGCTGTGGAGATCCTGAAGACAGCCCGTGAAATCACCATGCGCGTCCGTTACTTCCCCTACAGTAAGTGCCTGCTAGCTCTGAGTGCAGTCACCTGGCAGCAtttctccttgggaagcagACTGCCACACATTCCTGCCGATTCCACCTGAGCTTAGTGGTTATGAGTAAGGTCGTAGACAGCGTTAAGCTAGCTGCCTGCAGATCAGAAAGAGTATTGGGCTTTGATTTGGGGATCAGGACAGCTACCGAGTCAAAACGGTACGGACTGGCTTCAGCTGCCTGTATAAAAAAAAACTTGTAGAGCTGGGCTTAGCAACACAGTGGTAAAAGGTGGGATGATTGTTGAATGGAAATGTTAGCTTTAGAGATGTAGAAGCAGCTACTTATCCTTGAATAAGATAGATAGGAATTAGTTCTGTCACTGGTGGACCTATGCTGATGGTGGACGCTGCTTGGGGCTTTCATCCCTCCCTAAGAACATTTAAATTCTGATTGAGGGAAAAGACTGTATTAACTCTTGGTTTCTGCACCCATGGAGTTCGTAAAtataaggggggaaaaaaatagagctCAAGTCAAGCCAAAGAAGGATTATTCATAAAATGGAAACTGACCCTtaagcaaagaaagaagaaaaatgtggagcaggggaaaagaggactttaaacagattttttgttCGAAATGCCCTGAAGTAACTTGAAATGACTCTCTGGGGTGCGAATGTGCTATTTTAAAGCCAGCGGCTACCCAAGAGGGTAGCAAATACTGCATCTACTTAGCGAGGTCTGAACAGAATGTATGTTTTCCTTTAACATTTTGGCTAATTCCCCCTTGCCATCAGCGACTGCCACTCCTGCCCTTTCAGCCTcgccttctctttcccttccagaTTACCAGCGACAGAAGGAAAGAACCGTTCACTAGTGGGCAGCTGTCTGCTGGCTCTCCAGAGCGGCCATCCTGCAAAAAAAACCTCTCCACTACTTTTCCTTGACATCCGAGATGACGCATCAAAGTTTCAGCTGTCACTGGGGGTACAACGGTCCTGTGGGCTGCACAAGCATCAGCTCTGCTTCCTGCATGGAGGGATGCCGACAAAGTCTTATTTAGCTGGAAGATGGATGGGGCTTTAGTCTGTACTCCTTGAACTGGGTGTTGAAACAAGCTGATGGTGTTGATGGGGAAGTGGGTACCCGGAGGGCAGCTTCTCCGGCAAGATCTGTGCTTCTCTTCTAGTAGGACTTAATTTAAAGGAGTGGTCTGCTGGTTCTGGATCCAGTGTTGCTAGATGTGAGGCCAAGAGGGTCTGAGTGTGCTTGAGCAGAGCATGGCCTTTGTCCTCCAAGAGATCAACCTGATCACTTCTCTGGTGAAATgaaattctttccttctccactgTCCTACCTCTGCTCTACACTACTGGGTTTGCTTGGGACTCAAGGGACAGGAGTAAAATCCACTCAGCCTCAGTGCGCGTCTCTAGCTGCACTAGCTTGCCAAGGCATGTCTGtacccctctgccccccacgATCCAGGACTGAGGTGCTTGGAGCGCGTTTCCGAACTGCTGCGGGCAC includes these proteins:
- the PDZD11 gene encoding PDZ domain-containing protein 11 isoform X1 gives rise to the protein MEARLSYDDFPVVFLPPYESPPAWVPPHERVYHPDYNNELTQFLPRTIVLKKPPGAQLGFNIRGGKASQLGIFISKVIPDSDAHRAGLQEGDQVLSVNDVDFQDIEHSKAVEILKTAREITMRVRYFPYNYQRQKERTVH
- the PDZD11 gene encoding PDZ domain-containing protein 11 isoform X2 codes for the protein MEARLSYDDFPVVFLPPYESPPAWVPPHERVYHPDYNNELTQFLPRTIVLKKPPGAQVIPDSDAHRAGLQEGDQVLSVNDVDFQDIEHSKAVEILKTAREITMRVRYFPYNYQRQKERTVH